A DNA window from Mycobacterium sp. IDR2000157661 contains the following coding sequences:
- a CDS encoding SDR family oxidoreductase: MRYVVTGGTGFIGRRVVSQLLARNADNEVLVLVRRESLSRFERLAADWGLRAKPLVGDLAAPNLGLPADVPADLGEVDHLVHCGAVYDITASDAEQRAANVEGTRAVIDLARRIDATLHHVSSIAVAGDHRGEFTEDDFDVGQGLPTPYHRTKFEAESLVRAATGLRYRIYRPAVVVGDSRTGEMDKVDGLYYFFPILARLAKLPSITPMALPDSGRTNIVPVDYVVDATVALMHAPGRDGQTFHLTAPKTIGLPGIYRGVAKAAGLPPLVGSLPRAAAQPLLNASGRAKVVRNMVATQLGVPGEILDVVDLAPTFSSERTREALRDSGISVPRFTSYAPRLWRYWAENLDPDRARREDPAGPLVGRHVVITGASSGIGRATAIAVAERGGCVFALARNAGALDELVGEIRAAGGQAHAFTCDVTDTASVEHTVKDILGRFGHVDYLVNNAGRSIRRSVAASTDRLHDYERVMAVNYFGAVRMVLALLPHWRERRFGHVVNVSSAGVQASSPKYSAYVPTKAALDAFAEVVGTETLSDHITFTNIHMPLVKTPMIDPSRRLNPMPPISAEHAAAMVVRGLIDKPARIDTPVGTLADVGMYFTPRLSRRVLHQLYLGYPDSAAARGTATEPAPRTPRRPRRRSRPAAVPLRVPRPVKAAVRLVPGVHW; this comes from the coding sequence ATGCGCTATGTCGTTACCGGCGGTACCGGGTTTATCGGCCGGCGGGTGGTGTCGCAGCTCCTGGCGCGCAACGCCGACAACGAGGTGCTGGTTCTGGTGCGCCGGGAATCGTTGTCCCGCTTCGAGCGGCTGGCGGCGGACTGGGGGCTTCGGGCGAAGCCGCTGGTCGGTGACCTCGCCGCACCGAACCTCGGGTTGCCCGCCGACGTGCCTGCCGATCTCGGCGAGGTCGACCACCTCGTGCACTGCGGCGCCGTCTACGACATCACCGCATCGGATGCCGAGCAGCGCGCCGCCAACGTCGAGGGCACCCGCGCGGTGATCGACCTAGCCCGCCGAATCGACGCGACGCTGCACCACGTGTCGTCGATCGCGGTCGCAGGCGACCATCGCGGCGAGTTCACCGAGGACGACTTCGACGTCGGCCAGGGTCTCCCGACGCCCTATCATCGGACCAAGTTCGAAGCCGAGTCACTGGTCCGCGCCGCGACGGGCCTGCGGTACCGGATCTACCGGCCCGCGGTCGTGGTAGGTGACTCGCGCACGGGCGAGATGGACAAGGTCGACGGCCTCTACTACTTCTTCCCGATCCTGGCCAGGCTGGCCAAGTTGCCGTCGATCACACCGATGGCGCTGCCCGACAGCGGGCGCACCAACATCGTGCCGGTCGACTACGTCGTCGACGCGACGGTCGCGCTGATGCATGCGCCGGGCCGCGACGGCCAGACGTTTCACCTGACCGCACCGAAAACCATTGGGCTCCCCGGCATCTACCGTGGCGTGGCGAAGGCGGCCGGACTACCACCGCTGGTCGGTTCGCTTCCGCGCGCGGCGGCACAGCCCCTGCTGAATGCCAGCGGACGCGCCAAGGTGGTGCGCAACATGGTGGCCACCCAACTGGGAGTTCCCGGCGAGATACTCGACGTCGTGGACCTGGCGCCGACATTCAGCTCCGAGCGCACTCGGGAAGCGTTGCGCGACAGCGGGATCTCGGTACCGAGGTTCACCTCCTACGCCCCGCGGCTGTGGCGGTACTGGGCCGAAAACCTCGACCCCGACCGCGCGCGCCGCGAGGATCCCGCCGGGCCGCTGGTCGGCCGGCACGTCGTCATCACCGGCGCCTCCAGCGGCATCGGACGGGCGACGGCGATAGCGGTCGCCGAGCGCGGTGGATGCGTATTCGCGTTGGCGCGCAACGCCGGTGCGCTCGACGAACTGGTCGGCGAGATCCGTGCGGCGGGCGGTCAGGCGCATGCCTTCACCTGTGACGTCACCGACACGGCATCCGTCGAGCACACCGTCAAGGACATCCTCGGCCGATTCGGCCACGTGGACTATCTGGTCAACAACGCCGGTCGGTCGATCCGGCGCTCGGTGGCCGCCTCGACCGATCGGTTGCACGACTACGAACGGGTGATGGCGGTCAACTACTTCGGAGCGGTTCGCATGGTGCTGGCGCTGCTGCCCCACTGGCGCGAGCGCAGGTTCGGTCACGTCGTGAACGTCTCGAGTGCCGGCGTGCAGGCAAGCAGCCCCAAGTACAGCGCCTACGTGCCCACCAAGGCTGCGTTGGACGCCTTCGCCGAAGTGGTCGGCACCGAGACCCTCTCCGACCACATCACCTTCACGAACATCCATATGCCGCTGGTGAAGACGCCGATGATCGACCCGTCCCGCCGGCTCAATCCCATGCCGCCGATCAGCGCCGAGCATGCGGCTGCCATGGTGGTTCGGGGGTTGATCGACAAACCCGCGCGCATCGACACCCCGGTGGGGACGCTCGCCGACGTCGGGATGTACTTCACTCCCCGACTGTCCCGTCGGGTGCTGCATCAGCTGTACCTGGGATACCCCGACTCGGCTGCGGCGCGCGGCACCGCAACCGAGCCCGCTCCGCGAACACCCCGGCGGCCGAGGCGTCGCTCCCGGCCAGCAGCGGTGCCGCTGCGGGTGCCCCGGCCCGTCAAGGCCGCCGTGCGGTTGGTACCCGGCGTGCACTGGTAA
- a CDS encoding tRNA (cytidine(34)-2'-O)-methyltransferase, which produces MFKLMFYSPRIAPNTGNAIRMVAATGCELHLVEPLGFDLSEPKLRRAGLDYHDLASVTVHPDLPAAWQALTPSRVYAFTAHATTSFADVGYQPGDVMLFGPEPTGLSAEILTDPRITDQLRIPMLAGRRSLNLSNAAAVVVYEAWRQHGFAGSG; this is translated from the coding sequence GTGTTCAAGCTGATGTTCTACTCACCGCGCATCGCACCCAATACCGGTAACGCGATTCGCATGGTCGCGGCCACCGGGTGTGAGTTGCATCTGGTCGAGCCGCTGGGGTTCGACCTATCGGAGCCCAAGCTGCGCCGCGCCGGCCTGGACTACCACGATCTGGCCTCGGTGACCGTGCACCCCGACCTGCCCGCGGCATGGCAGGCACTGACGCCCAGCCGGGTCTACGCGTTCACCGCCCACGCGACGACATCGTTCGCCGACGTCGGGTACCAACCGGGCGACGTGATGCTGTTCGGCCCCGAACCCACTGGGTTGTCGGCCGAGATTCTGACCGATCCGCGCATCACCGACCAGCTGCGCATCCCGATGCTGGCCGGCCGCCGGTCGTTGAACTTGTCGAACGCCGCCGCGGTCGTGGTGTACGAGGCGTGGCGCCAGCACGGCTTCGCGGGATCCGGGTGA
- a CDS encoding class I SAM-dependent methyltransferase — protein MVEQSIWMQKVTADPGHSQWYVERFRAMARAGDDLVGEARLVDAMAPRSAHILDAGCGPGRVGGFLAAAGHRVVGVDVDPVLIAAAEQDHPGPRWLIGDLAELDLPARGIAEPFDVIVSAGNVMTFLAPSTRVEVLRRLRAHLEADGRAVIGFGAGRDYEFGDFLDDAADAGFTPDLLLSSWDLRPFGDGAEFLVALLRPA, from the coding sequence ATGGTCGAGCAGAGCATTTGGATGCAGAAGGTCACGGCCGATCCTGGACATTCGCAATGGTATGTCGAGCGGTTCCGCGCCATGGCGCGCGCCGGTGACGACCTGGTCGGCGAGGCTCGCCTCGTCGACGCGATGGCGCCCCGCAGCGCGCACATCCTCGACGCGGGCTGCGGTCCCGGTCGGGTGGGCGGGTTCCTGGCCGCGGCCGGTCACCGCGTGGTCGGCGTCGACGTCGACCCGGTCCTCATCGCCGCGGCCGAGCAGGACCATCCCGGCCCCCGCTGGCTCATCGGTGACCTCGCCGAGCTCGACCTGCCGGCCCGCGGCATCGCCGAACCGTTCGACGTGATCGTGTCGGCGGGCAACGTCATGACCTTCCTCGCACCGAGCACCCGGGTCGAGGTGCTGCGCCGGCTACGCGCCCATCTCGAAGCCGACGGGCGGGCGGTGATCGGGTTCGGTGCCGGTCGTGACTACGAGTTCGGTGATTTCCTCGACGACGCCGCCGATGCCGGTTTCACGCCCGACCTGCTGTTGTCTTCCTGGGATCTGCGACCGTTCGGCGATGGCGCCGAGTTCCTCGTCGCGCTCCTGCGGCCCGCGTAG
- a CDS encoding universal stress protein has protein sequence MRIVVGYLATPGGADALALGVRLARTLGAELDLCIVLPPDRVIPSLKPVGNYEQHLVGQAEDWLATARLSVPEDVVVRSDVRFDDSSADGLIKETARVEGDLIVVGGSGGGLAGSYSLGSVVNELLHSAPVPVAVAPRGIRDSAIDRVCGVTCAIGEREGADLLLDKAVQFSAATGTPLRLVSLVALDPTFGTLRGDDDAVRRHALDHARHTLDTAKANLAEGFPVESMIAEGASVEEAVAKLDWSDGDLIMVGSSRLSAPRRLFLGSTAAKMLRVLDIPMVVVPRDQLSTEDLP, from the coding sequence ATGAGAATCGTCGTTGGTTACCTGGCCACCCCCGGTGGCGCCGATGCGCTCGCTCTGGGCGTTCGGTTGGCGCGAACGCTCGGTGCGGAACTCGACCTGTGCATCGTCCTGCCGCCCGATCGGGTGATCCCGTCGCTCAAACCGGTCGGGAACTACGAGCAGCATCTGGTAGGCCAGGCCGAGGATTGGCTTGCGACGGCGCGGCTGTCCGTGCCCGAAGACGTCGTGGTGCGCAGTGATGTCCGGTTCGACGACTCGTCGGCCGACGGGCTGATCAAGGAAACGGCGCGAGTGGAGGGCGACCTGATAGTGGTCGGCGGGTCGGGCGGGGGCCTGGCGGGCAGTTACTCGCTCGGCTCGGTGGTCAACGAGCTGTTGCACTCGGCTCCAGTTCCGGTCGCGGTGGCGCCCAGAGGTATTCGCGACTCGGCGATCGATCGGGTCTGCGGGGTCACGTGCGCGATCGGAGAGCGTGAGGGGGCGGATCTGCTGTTGGACAAGGCCGTGCAGTTCAGCGCGGCGACCGGGACGCCGCTGCGGTTGGTGTCGTTGGTCGCGCTGGACCCTACTTTCGGGACGCTGCGCGGGGACGACGACGCAGTTCGCCGGCACGCGCTCGACCATGCCCGGCATACTTTGGACACCGCGAAAGCGAATCTGGCCGAGGGCTTCCCGGTGGAATCGATGATCGCCGAGGGCGCCAGCGTCGAGGAGGCGGTCGCCAAGCTGGACTGGAGCGACGGTGACCTCATCATGGTGGGGTCGAGCCGGTTGAGTGCACCGCGACGACTGTTCCTCGGCTCGACGGCGGCGAAGATGCTGCGGGTACTCGATATCCCGATGGTCGTGGTGCCGCGCGATCAGCTCAGCACTGAGGACCTGCCGTAG
- a CDS encoding error-prone DNA polymerase gives MSWHLGPPTWTEMERVLNGKPRRAGWPIDEQIGDGGDSPAWSRKRGAYEAAEVTRGSQSGFPYAELHAHSAYSFLDGASTPEELVEEAVRLDLRAIALTDHDGLYGVVRFAEAARELEMATVFGTELSLGGGDRTEDPDPPGPHLLVLARGPEGYRRLSRELAKAHLAGGEKGRLRYDYDELTEAAGGHWHILTGCRKGHVRQALSTGGPDAAAEALADLVNRFGRDRVSVELTHHGHPCDDERNAVLAELAPRFGLGVVATTAAHFAEPSRGRLAMAMGAIRARHSMDEAAGYLAPLGGSHLRSGAEMARLFAHCPEAVTAAAELGEQCAFGLALIAPQLPPFDVPDGHTEDSWLRHLVMAGARQRYGPPERAPRAYAQIEHELKVIEQLTFPGYFLVVHDITRFCKENNILSQGRGSAANSAVCYALGVTNVDPIANELLFERFLSPARDGPPDIDIDIESDLREKAIQYVYDRYGRDYAAQVANVITYRGRSAVRDMARALGFSQGQQDAWSKQLGQWGSLVEPQGSDIHDIPEPVIELAREISNLPRHMGIHSGGMVICDRPIADVCPVEWARMENRSVLQWDKDDCAAIGLVKFDMLGLGMLSALHYCIDLVAEHKGIDVDLARLDLSEPAVYEMLQKADSVGVFQVESRAQMATLPRLKPRVFYDLVVEVALIRPGPIQGGSVHPYIKRRNGEEAVTYDHPSMEPALHKTLGVPLFQEQLMQLAVDCAGFSGAEADQLRRAMGSKRSTERMRRLRGRFYDGMRQRHGIIGETADRIYEKLEAFANFGFPESHSLSFASLVFYSSWFKLHHPAAFCAALLRAQPMGFYSPQTLVADARRHGVLVHGPDVNASLAYPTLENEGTEVRLGLGAVRHIGDELAERIVEDRKANGAFASLLDLTQRVQLSVPQTEALATAGALGCFGISRREGLWAAGAAARERPDRLPGVGVASQVPALPGMSELELAAADVWATGVSPDSYPTQFLRENLDAMGVVPAGMLLEVPDGSRVLVAGAVTHRQRPATAQGVTFLNLEDETGMVNILCTPGVWSRHRRLAQTATALVIRGQVQNATGAVTVVAERMAKLTMAVGSKSRDFR, from the coding sequence ATGAGCTGGCATCTCGGGCCGCCGACCTGGACGGAGATGGAGCGCGTGCTGAACGGCAAGCCGCGCCGGGCCGGCTGGCCGATCGACGAACAGATCGGCGACGGCGGCGACAGCCCGGCCTGGTCGCGCAAGCGCGGGGCCTACGAGGCGGCCGAGGTCACCAGGGGTTCCCAGTCCGGATTCCCGTACGCCGAACTGCACGCCCACTCGGCGTACAGCTTCCTCGACGGCGCCAGCACACCGGAGGAACTCGTCGAGGAGGCCGTCCGTCTCGACCTGCGGGCCATCGCACTGACCGACCACGACGGTCTCTACGGTGTGGTGCGATTCGCCGAAGCCGCAAGGGAACTCGAGATGGCAACGGTGTTCGGCACCGAACTGTCTCTCGGCGGAGGGGACCGGACCGAGGACCCCGACCCGCCGGGGCCCCACCTGCTGGTGCTGGCGCGCGGGCCCGAAGGCTACCGACGGCTGTCGCGCGAGCTCGCCAAGGCGCATCTGGCCGGCGGCGAGAAGGGCAGGCTGCGCTACGACTACGACGAGCTGACCGAGGCGGCGGGCGGGCACTGGCACATCCTCACCGGCTGCCGCAAAGGCCATGTCCGCCAGGCGCTCTCCACCGGTGGGCCGGACGCGGCCGCCGAGGCGCTGGCCGACCTGGTGAATCGGTTCGGCCGTGACCGGGTAAGCGTCGAGCTCACCCACCACGGGCATCCGTGCGACGACGAACGCAACGCTGTGCTGGCCGAACTGGCCCCCCGGTTCGGGCTCGGCGTGGTCGCCACCACCGCTGCTCACTTCGCCGAGCCGTCACGGGGCAGGCTGGCCATGGCGATGGGCGCGATCCGCGCCCGGCACTCGATGGACGAAGCCGCCGGTTACCTTGCCCCCCTCGGCGGATCACACCTGCGATCGGGAGCCGAGATGGCGCGGCTGTTCGCACACTGCCCCGAGGCGGTGACCGCAGCGGCCGAACTCGGCGAGCAGTGCGCCTTCGGGCTCGCGCTGATCGCACCGCAACTGCCGCCGTTCGACGTTCCGGACGGACACACCGAAGACAGCTGGCTTCGGCACCTCGTCATGGCGGGTGCCCGCCAGCGGTACGGCCCGCCGGAGCGAGCGCCGCGTGCCTACGCCCAGATCGAACACGAGCTCAAAGTCATTGAGCAGCTGACCTTCCCGGGCTACTTCCTCGTCGTGCACGACATCACCCGGTTCTGCAAGGAGAACAACATCCTGTCCCAGGGCAGAGGATCGGCGGCCAACTCGGCGGTCTGCTACGCCCTCGGGGTCACCAACGTCGATCCGATCGCCAACGAGCTGCTGTTCGAGCGGTTCCTGTCACCGGCCCGCGACGGCCCACCGGACATCGACATCGACATCGAATCCGACCTGCGCGAAAAGGCGATCCAGTACGTCTACGACCGCTACGGCCGCGACTACGCCGCCCAGGTCGCCAACGTCATCACCTACCGGGGCCGCAGTGCGGTGCGCGACATGGCCCGCGCGCTCGGTTTCTCGCAAGGTCAGCAGGACGCGTGGAGCAAGCAACTGGGTCAGTGGGGAAGCCTGGTGGAACCGCAGGGCTCGGACATCCATGACATTCCCGAGCCGGTGATCGAGCTGGCCAGGGAGATCTCCAACCTGCCACGGCACATGGGCATCCATTCCGGTGGCATGGTGATCTGCGACCGGCCCATCGCCGACGTGTGTCCGGTGGAGTGGGCGCGGATGGAGAACCGCAGCGTTCTGCAATGGGACAAAGATGATTGTGCGGCAATCGGTCTGGTGAAGTTCGACATGCTCGGCCTTGGCATGCTCTCGGCGCTGCACTACTGCATCGACCTGGTCGCCGAGCACAAGGGCATCGACGTCGACCTGGCGCGGCTGGACCTGTCCGAGCCCGCGGTGTACGAGATGCTGCAGAAGGCGGACTCGGTCGGGGTGTTCCAGGTGGAGTCGCGGGCGCAGATGGCCACCCTGCCGCGGTTGAAGCCCCGGGTGTTCTACGACCTGGTGGTCGAGGTGGCGCTGATCCGGCCTGGCCCGATCCAGGGGGGATCGGTGCACCCCTACATCAAGCGGCGCAACGGGGAGGAAGCCGTCACCTATGACCATCCCTCGATGGAGCCGGCGCTGCACAAGACGCTGGGCGTGCCGCTGTTCCAGGAGCAGCTCATGCAGCTCGCGGTGGACTGCGCGGGCTTCTCGGGCGCCGAGGCCGATCAGTTGCGCCGGGCGATGGGATCCAAGCGCTCGACAGAGCGGATGCGTCGGTTGCGCGGCCGGTTCTACGACGGCATGCGCCAGCGGCACGGCATCATCGGCGAGACGGCCGACCGCATCTACGAGAAGCTGGAGGCGTTCGCCAATTTCGGTTTCCCCGAGAGCCATTCGTTGAGCTTCGCATCGCTGGTGTTCTACTCGTCGTGGTTCAAGCTGCACCACCCCGCGGCGTTCTGCGCCGCCCTGCTACGAGCGCAACCGATGGGCTTCTACTCACCGCAGACACTGGTGGCCGACGCCCGCAGGCACGGTGTGCTGGTGCACGGCCCCGATGTCAACGCGAGCCTGGCGTACCCCACGCTGGAGAACGAGGGCACCGAGGTGCGGCTGGGCCTCGGCGCGGTACGGCATATCGGCGACGAACTGGCCGAACGGATCGTCGAGGACCGAAAGGCCAACGGAGCGTTCGCATCCCTGTTGGATCTGACGCAGCGTGTGCAGTTGTCCGTACCCCAGACCGAGGCGCTGGCCACCGCCGGCGCGCTGGGCTGCTTCGGTATCAGCCGTCGCGAGGGATTGTGGGCTGCGGGCGCGGCAGCCAGGGAACGCCCCGACCGGCTACCCGGTGTGGGGGTGGCATCGCAGGTTCCCGCGCTGCCGGGGATGAGCGAACTCGAGTTGGCCGCTGCAGATGTGTGGGCGACCGGAGTGTCACCCGACAGCTACCCGACGCAGTTCCTGCGGGAGAACCTCGACGCCATGGGGGTGGTCCCGGCCGGCATGCTGCTGGAGGTTCCCGACGGGTCAAGGGTGTTGGTGGCCGGTGCCGTCACACACCGCCAGCGGCCCGCGACGGCTCAAGGCGTCACCTTCCTCAACCTCGAGGACGAGACCGGGATGGTCAACATCCTGTGCACCCCAGGGGTGTGGTCGCGGCACCGCAGGCTGGCGCAGACGGCCACGGCCCTGGTGATCCGCGGTCAGGTGCAGAACGCCACCGGGGCCGTCACCGTCGTCGCCGAGCGGATGGCCAAGCTCACCATGGCGGTGGGGTCGAAGTCGCGCGACTTCCGCTGA
- a CDS encoding nitroreductase family protein: MTLNLSADEVLTTTRSVRKRLDLDKPVPREVLMECLELAIQAPTGSNAQGWRWVFVDDPDKKKALADIYRHNATPYLDAPKPTYGDVRDEQRPRVTDSAKYLNDHLHEVPVMLIPCLEGSPEVAVAGSAGFWGSLLPAVWSFMLALRSRGLGSAWTTLHLIGKGEKLAADVVGIPFDEYRQGGLFPIAYTKGTDFRPAKRLPVEQIAHFNSF; the protein is encoded by the coding sequence ATGACCTTGAACTTGTCCGCCGACGAAGTCCTCACCACCACGCGTTCGGTACGCAAGCGACTGGACCTCGACAAGCCCGTGCCGCGTGAGGTGCTGATGGAGTGCCTCGAGCTCGCGATACAGGCCCCGACGGGGTCCAATGCACAGGGCTGGCGGTGGGTCTTCGTCGACGATCCGGACAAGAAGAAGGCGCTGGCCGACATCTACCGGCACAACGCGACGCCGTACCTCGATGCACCCAAGCCCACCTACGGCGACGTACGCGACGAGCAACGGCCCCGCGTCACCGACTCCGCCAAGTACCTCAACGATCACCTGCACGAAGTGCCGGTGATGTTGATTCCCTGCCTCGAGGGCAGCCCCGAGGTCGCCGTGGCCGGAAGCGCCGGCTTCTGGGGTTCGCTGCTACCGGCGGTGTGGAGTTTCATGCTGGCGTTGCGGTCCCGCGGCCTCGGTTCGGCGTGGACCACGCTGCATCTGATCGGCAAAGGCGAAAAGCTCGCCGCCGACGTGGTGGGCATCCCGTTCGACGAGTACCGGCAGGGCGGGCTGTTTCCCATCGCCTACACCAAAGGCACCGACTTCCGTCCCGCCAAGCGGCTGCCCGTCGAACAGATCGCTCACTTCAACTCGTTCTAG
- a CDS encoding MaoC/PaaZ C-terminal domain-containing protein yields MPLDPNAVGAKTEPQLFTWTDRDSLLYALGVGAGVDDLAFTTENSHDIPQQVLPTYAVIACLPFAAAGKIGTFNFAMLLHGSQRIRLYEPLPPAGKLSVVAEVADIQDKGEGKNAIVMLKATGTDPDSSKVVAETFTTAVIRGEGGFGGQPGQRPAAPEIPEREPDARIALPTREDQALIYRLSGDRNPLHSDPWFAREMAGFPKPILHGLCTYGVAGRALVAELGGGDATRVSAIDARFTSPVFPGETLTTSIWRTGSGTAVFRTEASEHDGSNSRLVLEDGAAEYRD; encoded by the coding sequence ATGCCCCTCGACCCCAACGCCGTCGGCGCCAAGACCGAACCGCAACTGTTCACGTGGACCGACCGGGACAGCCTGCTCTACGCGCTCGGCGTCGGAGCCGGTGTCGACGATCTGGCGTTCACCACTGAGAACAGCCACGACATCCCGCAGCAGGTGCTGCCCACCTACGCGGTGATCGCGTGCCTGCCGTTCGCCGCCGCGGGCAAGATCGGCACGTTCAACTTCGCCATGCTGTTGCACGGGTCGCAGAGGATCCGCCTCTACGAACCGCTGCCGCCCGCCGGAAAGCTGAGCGTCGTCGCCGAGGTCGCCGACATCCAGGACAAGGGCGAGGGGAAGAACGCAATCGTCATGCTGAAGGCGACGGGAACGGATCCCGATTCGTCGAAGGTCGTCGCCGAGACCTTCACCACTGCGGTGATCCGTGGTGAGGGCGGCTTCGGAGGGCAACCCGGGCAGCGGCCTGCCGCGCCGGAGATCCCCGAGCGCGAACCCGATGCGCGGATCGCGTTGCCGACGCGCGAGGACCAGGCGCTGATCTACCGGCTCTCGGGCGACCGCAACCCGTTGCACAGCGATCCGTGGTTCGCCAGGGAGATGGCCGGCTTCCCCAAGCCGATCCTGCACGGGCTGTGCACCTACGGTGTCGCCGGCCGCGCACTGGTCGCCGAACTCGGTGGCGGCGACGCAACCAGAGTCAGCGCGATCGACGCCCGCTTCACCTCGCCGGTGTTTCCGGGCGAGACGCTGACCACGTCGATCTGGCGCACCGGATCCGGGACAGCGGTATTCCGCACCGAGGCCTCCGAACACGACGGCTCCAATTCGCGTCTGGTGCTCGAGGACGGTGCCGCCGAGTACCGCGACTGA
- a CDS encoding 13E12 repeat family protein yields MGSFVCGEVARERIGALLDRVDEAYAELRELSSDEVGTAFRVTMAERLEDQERTNRGLMYRVFGELSGPPDEAGAHPGWMDKVWARVRIAPNEIRRRVKMAELIRPRRSLTGPPLPPELPAVAEAVERGAIGEDHLRIIVHRLKKLPRVVSEQDRADVQTSLVREATKSDAEMVRTVGRRIGEIFNPDGDYDEEDRARRRGLQLGPQGRDGMSRLSGWIDPETRCYVEAVTAATRPGRNLPDGGVAEVRDERSPAQRCHDGIKLGLRAGIGSGQLGSHRGHPVTVIVRTTLAELNQAAHAVVDPGVSMPGPARTGGNTAVPMRDVIRMAAASIHYLSVFDDHSERPIYLGRQKRVATADQRIICYSRDGGCTRPNCTAPGYHCAVHHSPDWAPDGLTDADCLFFACDCDHALVTKGRWSTKVTESGRLAWTDGNRPPDINHAHHPEELLRTDPDPPDGRG; encoded by the coding sequence ATGGGTAGTTTCGTCTGCGGAGAGGTGGCACGCGAGCGGATCGGTGCGCTGCTTGACCGCGTGGACGAGGCGTATGCGGAATTGCGCGAATTGTCCTCGGATGAGGTGGGCACGGCCTTTCGAGTGACGATGGCCGAGCGGTTGGAAGATCAGGAACGCACGAACCGGGGCCTGATGTATCGGGTGTTCGGCGAGCTCTCGGGGCCGCCCGACGAGGCCGGCGCCCACCCGGGATGGATGGACAAGGTGTGGGCGCGGGTGCGCATCGCGCCCAACGAGATCCGCCGAAGGGTGAAGATGGCCGAGCTGATCCGACCGCGCAGGTCGCTGACCGGACCGCCATTGCCGCCGGAGCTGCCCGCGGTGGCCGAGGCGGTCGAGCGCGGCGCGATCGGTGAGGACCATTTGCGGATCATCGTGCATCGTCTGAAGAAGCTGCCCCGCGTCGTCTCCGAGCAGGACCGCGCCGATGTGCAGACCAGCCTGGTGCGGGAGGCGACCAAGAGCGACGCCGAGATGGTGCGCACGGTGGGCCGGCGCATCGGCGAGATCTTCAACCCCGATGGCGACTACGACGAGGAGGATCGCGCGCGTCGGCGTGGTCTGCAACTGGGTCCGCAAGGTCGCGACGGGATGTCGAGGCTGTCGGGGTGGATCGATCCGGAGACCCGTTGCTATGTCGAGGCCGTCACCGCCGCAACGCGGCCGGGGCGTAACCTCCCTGACGGTGGTGTGGCCGAGGTCCGTGACGAGCGCAGCCCGGCGCAGCGTTGTCACGACGGGATCAAGCTGGGCTTGAGGGCCGGAATCGGCTCAGGGCAGTTGGGGTCTCACCGCGGCCATCCCGTGACGGTGATCGTGCGGACCACGTTGGCCGAGTTGAATCAAGCGGCCCACGCCGTGGTTGACCCCGGCGTGTCGATGCCGGGTCCGGCACGCACCGGTGGGAACACCGCGGTGCCGATGCGTGACGTCATCCGGATGGCTGCCGCGAGCATCCACTATCTGTCCGTGTTCGACGACCACAGCGAGCGTCCGATCTACCTGGGTCGGCAGAAACGGGTCGCTACCGCCGACCAGCGGATCATCTGTTACTCCCGTGACGGCGGCTGTACGCGGCCGAACTGCACCGCGCCGGGCTATCACTGCGCGGTCCACCACAGCCCCGACTGGGCACCCGACGGGCTCACCGACGCCGATTGTCTGTTCTTCGCCTGCGACTGCGACCACGCCTTGGTCACCAAGGGGCGGTGGTCCACCAAAGTGACCGAGTCCGGGCGGCTGGCGTGGACCGACGGGAACCGACCGCCGGACATCAACCATGCTCACCATCCCGAAGAACTCCTCCGAACCGACCCGGATCCGCCCGACGGACGTGGCTAG
- a CDS encoding CsbD family protein — protein MSGADKARNQAQGLLGRMKTAFGRLTGDRAIEDRGRGDQTKADLKGAGEKAKDAFKRR, from the coding sequence ATGAGCGGTGCAGACAAGGCGAGAAATCAGGCGCAAGGCCTGCTCGGCAGGATGAAGACGGCGTTCGGCCGGCTCACCGGTGACCGGGCCATTGAGGACCGGGGCCGGGGCGATCAGACGAAGGCCGACCTCAAGGGGGCCGGCGAGAAAGCCAAGGACGCCTTCAAGCGGCGGTAG